The Candidatus Micrarchaeia archaeon DNA window AATTTTGCATCTCTTTTGTTGCTTCAACCATTATTTTCACCAATAAATTTTTTATGGATCACTTCTCCAGTTTTCATTAATAAAATTGGCACAATTCCAGGTGTTGGTATATGTCCTTGTTTAATTTGAAATTCTGTTCTTTCTTGAAATGTTCCTGAATTAATTATATGTACGCCCCTATAAACTGAATATGCATTTTTATGTATGTGACCCATATGTAAAATATCTGGAACTTCATCAATCATTAAATAATCTTTTTTTTCAGGTACAATAACATTTTTACCATAAATAGGAGATAAATTTCTTCTTTTTAAAAGTTCAATCATAGGTATTTCTGGATGAGCATAATCACAATTAGATAATGAAGAAATAATTGAATCTAAAGAATCTCCATGATATATTAAATGTTTAAAACCTTCTAAATCAACCCAAGAAGGGCTACCAACTTTTAACATTCCTTTACCTTTTAATAATTCATCTGAGATTTGAGGTTGCGGCTGAGCTCTTCTTACTGCATCATGATTTCCTGGACTTACAATAATTTTAATATAATCAGGAACTTTTTCCATTAAATCAGAAAAAATTTCATATTGTTTATAAATATCTTTAACAATTAACTCTTCTTCTTGTCCTGGGTAAGCACCTATTCCATCAGCTATATCCCCAGAAATACTTATATATTTAATTTTTCCAGCAAGTTCTTTATCTCTTTCATTTCCATTCAACCAGTCTAAAAATTTATTAAATTCTTTTTCTAAAAAAAATCTGCTTCCCACATGTAAATCAGATAAATATGCAACTGCTAAGTCTTCTTCTATTTTTTTCTTTTCTTTCATTATAGGTATATCTGGCCAATTAATTTCTTTTGCCATTAATAATCCATTATACACTTTTCCATCAAAAAGTAAAATATCATCTAATGTAATTTTACTAGCTAAATCAAACAAATCTTTATCTGATTTAGTAA harbors:
- a CDS encoding DNA-directed DNA polymerase II small subunit — its product is MEGEEFIQEILNKGMRLTPEALELVEKIENKKNTLNLLIEGNFKIITKDDIESIISEYEKIPEPEVEIRRSDSFEPIAKEYSPRIRLYPDKDITNNSRCTGKPEDFVAYFRSRMSMMKSLLHERMGENPIIKISDLRKRPNEGVRLIGMIVEIRTSQKGNLILEVEDEEDIGLVIVTKSDKDLFDLASKITLDDILLFDGKVYNGLLMAKEINWPDIPIMKEKKKIEEDLAVAYLSDLHVGSRFFLEKEFNKFLDWLNGNERDKELAGKIKYISISGDIADGIGAYPGQEEELIVKDIYKQYEIFSDLMEKVPDYIKIIVSPGNHDAVRRAQPQPQISDELLKGKGMLKVGSPSWVDLEGFKHLIYHGDSLDSIISSLSNCDYAHPEIPMIELLKRRNLSPIYGKNVIVPEKKDYLMIDEVPDILHMGHIHKNAYSVYRGVHIINSGTFQERTEFQIKQGHIPTPGIVPILLMKTGEVIHKKFIGENNG